A region of Candidatus Saccharimonadales bacterium DNA encodes the following proteins:
- a CDS encoding ribonuclease HII, with protein sequence MIVGIDEVGRGAWAGPLVVGAVLLGSESIEGLTDSKLLSKKARERLDIEIRQKAVGVGIGWVSAKVIDRIGLSEALKLASRKALECIKNEYREIIIDGTIALIDDPRVTLMKKADLLIPSVSAASIVAKVARDNYMKYLDDVFPGYEFSAHVGYGTAMHRGAIEELGVTPIHRLSFAPLKKYSVVDVSANEGARGISAHVTSKQIGSRGEDTAARYLWQLGHNVIDRNWRTKFCEIDIVSQFGDAVYFTQVKYHKNDKAGGGLAAVTPKKQQQMKFAAEYYALKNNLKNTNLRLAVVHASGDPPKVNTFLELG encoded by the coding sequence ATGATTGTTGGGATTGACGAGGTTGGACGTGGCGCATGGGCAGGCCCGCTTGTTGTGGGTGCAGTGCTGCTAGGCAGCGAATCGATTGAAGGTCTAACTGATAGTAAGTTACTGTCTAAAAAAGCGCGCGAACGGTTAGATATCGAAATCCGGCAAAAAGCTGTAGGTGTTGGTATTGGCTGGGTGAGCGCTAAGGTAATTGATCGAATAGGGCTTTCCGAAGCGTTAAAATTAGCATCTCGTAAAGCGCTTGAGTGTATCAAAAATGAGTATCGCGAAATTATTATTGATGGGACGATAGCGTTGATTGATGATCCTAGGGTAACACTTATGAAAAAAGCCGACCTTTTAATTCCAAGCGTATCGGCTGCTTCAATCGTCGCAAAAGTAGCTAGGGATAATTATATGAAATACCTGGACGATGTATTTCCAGGGTATGAGTTTAGCGCACACGTAGGATACGGGACCGCCATGCACAGGGGTGCTATTGAAGAACTAGGTGTGACACCCATCCATCGATTATCTTTTGCACCCCTTAAGAAATATTCCGTAGTAGATGTTTCCGCGAATGAAGGGGCACGAGGCATCTCGGCGCATGTGACAAGCAAACAGATCGGCAGTAGAGGAGAAGATACCGCTGCACGCTATTTATGGCAATTGGGCCACAATGTTATTGATCGTAATTGGCGAACGAAATTCTGCGAGATTGATATTGTCTCGCAATTCGGCGATGCCGTTTATTTTACTCAAGTGAAATATCACAAAAACGACAAAGCGGGCGGAGGTCTGGCGGCGGTTACTCCTAAAAAGCAGCAACAAATGAAGTTTGCGGCGGAATACTATGCTCTTAAAAACAATCT